From the genome of Bacteroidota bacterium:
CACCATGCGCTCGACGAGTTTCAGCAAGGATTCACTCGGGCATCCCACCATCACCGAGAGCCCCGCAGCCTTTGCATACCGGAAGGCATTATTGACTTCCCCCTCGTTGGTCATGTAGACCACTCCGCACGATGAGAGCTCGATACCTTCCGCTTTCATCATATCGACTGTTCGTCGAATCTCGTCTTCGCTGCTCGTCAAAGGCATGTGCACATCCTTAAGGGCGAGCTTTTTGATCCCGAGCCTTTTTGTCATTGCGATAGCCTGGTCGAGCGGAAATGCGCGGAAGGAGTACGAAGCAATCCCGAGGGTGAATGCGACCGGAGAGGAATGGCTTTCTCTGGTGATTTTCTCACGGGGCATTGCTCCATCATAAAGGAATCCGGCCAGTGCGCCGACGCCGGCGAGCGCTAAGAAATCGCGTCGTGATTTTTTTGCCATGTCAGAACCTCAGATTATGTAGCACTTGTTTATTGGAGAACCCGGATCTTCACGTTGCGGAAGAAGACCTGATTCCCGTGATCCTGAAGCAGGATGTGTCCCTTCTCGGCGATGCCGAAATCCGGCATATCCTTGAATTTGCTTTCTGCTTTATGAGCCATGAATTCCTTTCCGCCGCGCTCGTATTCGAGGACCTTTACCCCGTTGAGCCAATGCTCCACATGCATTCCCTTGACGAGAATTCGGGCGGTGTTCCAGTCACCTATGGGCTTCGGATGCTTATTGCTGGCCGGAAAGAGGTCGTATAACGACGCGAGTGTCCGATTACCGTTAATGCCGAGTTTTGCGTCCGGATGCCTGGCATCATCGAGCAGCTGATATTCGAGGCCGATAGCTGAACCAGGGTTCTTTTTCTGTTTTTCGGTGACAAAATACTTGATTCCGCTGTTGGCGCCTTCGGTGAGTTTGAAATCCACCTTCAAATCAAAACTGCTGTATTCATCGACGGTCACAATATCTCCGCCGTTCGCCGCCTCGCGGCCTTCTGAAGCCTCGACGATGAGCATGCCGTCGCGCACCTCCCACCCCTTCTCAGGATACGAATCGCGGTATGCACCGCGCCAGCCACTGGTGCTTTTTCCGTCAAACAAAAGCTTCCAGCCTTCTTTCAATTCCTTTTCGGTGAGCGTGTTCGCGGCATTGACCTCGTGCGTTGCTTGTTGACCGAAAGAGAGGAATGTGAGAAAAAGGAAAGGGGCAGACGCATTAACGAACGACCTGATGACGCGCATAAGTGTATCTCCTCGGACGGGTAGGCGGATTAGTGGGACGAATTGAGACCGGCAGCCTGCCAACGGACAGACCCGGCGAATCGCAAATTGCTTTTCCGATTCTCATCTTCCTGTGAATATACAATTCAGCGACGACTAGAGCAACTGATCGTTCTCCCTCTTATCTGCAATTCACCGGGGACTGACTTGTCTCAAAAAAATCTAGTATGGGTCAATGGAAGTTATCAAAAAAGGAAGAAGGCCGTGAGCCGGATTAGGTTGACCGCAGTTGAATAATTTGGAGAGAGAGCAGGTTGCCAAACGGCAGCATTGATGAAAAGGCGGGTGAGACGGAAATGGCTGCAACACG
Proteins encoded in this window:
- a CDS encoding DUF1080 domain-containing protein, producing the protein MRVIRSFVNASAPFLFLTFLSFGQQATHEVNAANTLTEKELKEGWKLLFDGKSTSGWRGAYRDSYPEKGWEVRDGMLIVEASEGREAANGGDIVTVDEYSSFDLKVDFKLTEGANSGIKYFVTEKQKKNPGSAIGLEYQLLDDARHPDAKLGINGNRTLASLYDLFPASNKHPKPIGDWNTARILVKGMHVEHWLNGVKVLEYERGGKEFMAHKAESKFKDMPDFGIAEKGHILLQDHGNQVFFRNVKIRVLQ
- a CDS encoding TIM barrel protein — protein: MAKKSRRDFLALAGVGALAGFLYDGAMPREKITRESHSSPVAFTLGIASYSFRAFPLDQAIAMTKRLGIKKLALKDVHMPLTSSEDEIRRTVDMMKAEGIELSSCGVVYMTNEGEVNNAFRYAKAAGLSVMVGCPSESLLKLVERMVKQTGIALAIHNHGPTDNRYPSPESAYRLIEGMDNRMGLCIDVGHTRRLGLDPAHEVERFADRLLDVHMKDVSSADAGGKEVEIGRGVIDIPELLSTLARVKYSNTIHFEYEKDEKDPLPGLAESVGYVRGIIATM